Proteins encoded within one genomic window of Alteribacter populi:
- a CDS encoding FAD synthetase family protein, translated as METVKLNEKTICSGQSMRRPSAVALGFFDGVHIGHQKILQTAKQIAEKQGLAFAVMTFDPHPSKVVKPDRAIEQFITPLHEKLAIFSRCGVDVVYVVDFTQAFAVLSPREFIQNYVCGVGCKHVVAGFDFAYGFRGQGTMDTIVAHGDGVFDATKVEKIDCQGEKIGSTAIRQRLENGKVEEIPSFLGKAFEVKAFVDRSVSSRETVYVSVEKDYKLPKPGVYQIKVEQQALRIEGICEWQGEDFNGERRLDVYLKEPMSSVLEGDINIQWVRKRQDQKFGKLRAM; from the coding sequence GTGGAAACTGTAAAATTAAATGAAAAGACAATATGCTCAGGACAATCCATGCGCCGTCCCTCTGCTGTTGCACTCGGTTTTTTCGATGGCGTTCACATTGGTCATCAGAAGATTCTTCAAACAGCGAAGCAGATAGCGGAGAAACAAGGTCTTGCTTTTGCGGTGATGACGTTTGATCCTCATCCGAGTAAAGTGGTAAAGCCGGATCGGGCGATTGAGCAATTTATTACGCCTTTACATGAAAAACTAGCGATTTTCAGCCGTTGCGGAGTAGATGTCGTTTATGTCGTTGATTTTACGCAAGCTTTTGCTGTTTTGTCTCCTCGGGAATTTATCCAGAATTACGTGTGTGGAGTGGGTTGTAAGCACGTGGTGGCCGGTTTTGATTTTGCCTATGGGTTCCGCGGTCAGGGAACGATGGATACGATTGTAGCCCATGGAGATGGAGTATTTGATGCGACAAAGGTAGAAAAAATTGACTGCCAAGGTGAAAAAATTGGTTCGACAGCTATTCGGCAACGTTTGGAAAATGGAAAAGTAGAAGAAATTCCTTCTTTTTTAGGTAAGGCGTTTGAAGTAAAAGCGTTTGTAGATCGATCGGTTTCGAGTCGGGAAACAGTTTATGTGAGTGTGGAAAAGGATTATAAGCTCCCCAAACCTGGTGTCTATCAGATTAAGGTTGAACAACAAGCGTTGCGTATCGAGGGTATTTGTGAGTGGCAAGGTGAAGATTTCAATGGAGAAAGAAGACTTGATGTTTATCTCAAAGAACCAATGAGCTCCGTGCTAGAAGGTGATATTAACATTCAGTGGGTAAGGAAAAGGCAGGATCAAAAGTTTGGAAAGTTAAGAGCGATGTAA
- a CDS encoding TRAP transporter substrate-binding protein — protein MKINRILSSLVVIGTMMFVSGCGDSASEGAGDGGGSDSTGESHEFDFSHFFPPTHAQETVVVQDFIEEVLESTEDRISITSYPGASITAPDTQYDSVTTGVSDIGLSVHSYTPGQFPLTSVMELPFISETGEGGSKILWNLYKEFEEIQDEYDETVPLWFYTSEPGQIITVGKPVESVEDLQGMRIRSPSPEVNRWLELLGATPVSMSMNETYEALERGVVDGSVAPMHALVDYSLYEVVDYITVGSFYNTTFFTVMNQNSWDSLSAEDQQTLESVSGESMAASAGSVFDDREREAFEAAEAAGVEIYEIPDSEIDTWHEQISPVIEEWIESMEDQGLPGREVYERALELSEELE, from the coding sequence TTGAAGATAAACCGAATACTATCTTCCTTAGTTGTAATCGGAACCATGATGTTTGTTTCAGGGTGTGGTGACAGTGCCTCAGAAGGCGCGGGGGACGGTGGCGGGTCTGACAGTACAGGAGAATCACACGAATTTGATTTCTCTCATTTCTTTCCCCCTACCCATGCCCAAGAAACTGTCGTGGTTCAAGACTTTATCGAAGAAGTGTTGGAAAGCACAGAAGACCGCATTAGCATAACGTCTTATCCTGGTGCTTCTATTACTGCACCTGATACCCAATATGACTCTGTCACAACAGGTGTCTCTGATATTGGACTGAGTGTTCATAGCTACACGCCAGGGCAATTTCCGCTTACCTCTGTAATGGAACTTCCTTTTATAAGTGAGACGGGAGAAGGCGGCTCTAAGATTCTATGGAACTTGTATAAAGAGTTTGAGGAGATTCAAGATGAATACGATGAGACCGTACCTTTATGGTTTTACACGAGTGAGCCGGGACAAATCATTACAGTGGGTAAACCAGTAGAAAGTGTTGAAGATTTACAAGGGATGAGAATTCGCTCTCCGTCTCCTGAAGTGAACAGGTGGCTTGAACTATTGGGGGCAACACCGGTTTCGATGTCGATGAATGAAACGTATGAAGCTTTGGAACGTGGGGTTGTTGATGGGTCGGTTGCACCGATGCATGCCCTGGTTGATTATAGTTTATATGAAGTAGTGGATTACATTACGGTCGGTAGTTTTTATAATACGACATTTTTTACTGTGATGAATCAAAACAGCTGGGATTCTTTATCTGCTGAAGACCAACAGACACTGGAAAGCGTCTCAGGGGAAAGCATGGCTGCAAGTGCTGGTTCTGTCTTTGATGACCGCGAAAGGGAAGCCTTTGAAGCGGCAGAAGCGGCCGGAGTTGAAATCTACGAAATACCAGATAGTGAAATCGATACTTGGCACGAACAAATTTCTCCAGTTATTGAAGAGTGGATTGAGTCGATGGAGGATCAAGGATTACCAGGACGTGAAGTTTATGAGCGAGCGCTAGAACTAAGTGAAGAGCTCGAATAA
- a CDS encoding TRAP transporter small permease, producing the protein MNQFGKVVDSIVMKLTRVLHYVSNGILVFIMLCISADVIGRSLFGRPIAGALELTESGTALLVFFALAMTHKHHEHIAIGFLVDKLPNKLQNRLLSVMQFVIFIVLVLITYYLFENGTRLFARHTVTSDLGLPVYIFTYLAAVGTLLFAFVAFSHGVKYAVKGGGKS; encoded by the coding sequence ATGAACCAGTTTGGAAAAGTAGTGGATAGCATTGTTATGAAACTGACGCGCGTCTTACATTATGTATCAAATGGCATTCTCGTTTTCATTATGCTCTGTATAAGTGCAGATGTTATTGGTCGGTCGTTATTTGGCCGACCGATAGCAGGAGCGTTGGAGTTAACGGAAAGCGGTACGGCATTACTCGTTTTTTTCGCATTGGCGATGACACATAAACATCATGAACACATTGCAATTGGTTTTTTAGTCGATAAGCTGCCAAATAAGTTACAGAATCGTCTTTTGTCGGTCATGCAGTTTGTGATTTTTATCGTGTTGGTATTGATCACTTATTATCTATTTGAGAATGGCACAAGGCTGTTCGCGCGTCACACGGTAACAAGTGATTTAGGACTGCCGGTATACATATTTACCTACCTCGCTGCTGTAGGTACCCTTTTATTCGCATTTGTCGCGTTTTCTCATGGCGTGAAGTATGCAGTAAAGGGGGGAGGTAAATCATGA
- a CDS encoding TRAP transporter large permease has product MSPEMIGTLGIVLLLLLFLMKVPVSISLIIVGTIGFGAIRGWEAGLVQLGTTPFSTASSYSLSVIPLFILMGMFLSYSGFGRDLYQAVDAWLGHIKGGLAMTTIGTSALFSSISGSVNATTATMAKISIPEMKKYNYDSGLSTASVAAGGTLGILIPPSVILILYGVLTMENVGELLIAGIVPGILQMVLFMSVIYYVVRKNPSLAPVSEKRTTNERLRGLMKIWPFLLLFGLSIGGIYFGYFTPTEAGAIGALGALVITLCARRLSWHDFVTSLSETTRLTAMIFFILIGANIFSQFLAISRIPAEVTAFVSQLDMSPFLILAVILLVYFVLGLFLEGIAIFVLTLPVVYPLITLLGFDGMWFGVIMVMVMNIGLITPPLGISVYVISGIAKVPIEKIFRGVTPMLVAMVLCLILLVLFPQLVTFLPDLMRGN; this is encoded by the coding sequence ATGAGTCCTGAAATGATCGGTACGTTGGGGATTGTTCTCCTTCTTCTTTTATTTTTAATGAAAGTACCTGTTAGTATATCGTTAATTATCGTCGGGACTATAGGGTTTGGGGCGATTCGTGGCTGGGAAGCAGGACTTGTTCAGTTAGGGACAACCCCTTTTAGCACGGCTAGCTCCTATTCATTAAGCGTAATTCCGTTATTTATCCTTATGGGAATGTTTTTATCTTATAGCGGTTTTGGCCGCGACTTGTACCAGGCAGTTGATGCATGGCTCGGTCATATTAAAGGCGGTCTTGCCATGACAACGATCGGGACGAGTGCCTTGTTTTCCTCGATCTCAGGTTCCGTAAATGCAACGACAGCTACGATGGCTAAAATTTCAATACCGGAAATGAAAAAGTATAATTATGATTCGGGTTTGAGCACGGCGAGTGTCGCTGCAGGTGGAACGCTTGGAATTTTGATTCCGCCGAGTGTTATTTTAATTCTTTATGGTGTACTGACGATGGAAAACGTAGGGGAGCTGTTGATTGCGGGCATTGTGCCAGGAATTTTGCAAATGGTCTTATTTATGTCTGTGATTTACTACGTGGTTCGGAAAAACCCGTCGCTAGCACCTGTTAGTGAGAAGAGAACGACCAACGAGAGATTGCGTGGTCTTATGAAGATATGGCCTTTTCTATTGCTGTTTGGCCTAAGTATTGGTGGGATTTATTTTGGTTATTTTACGCCAACAGAAGCAGGGGCGATTGGTGCTCTTGGTGCTCTTGTCATTACGCTTTGTGCAAGACGGCTAAGCTGGCATGATTTCGTAACGTCTTTAAGTGAAACGACAAGGTTAACCGCAATGATTTTTTTCATTTTAATCGGAGCGAATATCTTTAGTCAGTTTTTGGCGATTAGCCGAATCCCAGCCGAGGTGACTGCCTTTGTAAGCCAACTGGATATGTCACCTTTTCTCATATTAGCTGTCATTCTTCTCGTCTATTTTGTGCTCGGCTTATTTTTAGAAGGAATTGCGATTTTTGTTTTAACGTTGCCTGTCGTTTATCCCCTTATTACTCTCTTAGGGTTTGATGGCATGTGGTTTGGCGTCATTATGGTGATGGTCATGAATATCGGCCTGATTACGCCACCGCTTGGTATCAGTGTTTATGTGATTAGCGGCATTGCCAAAGTACCTATTGAGAAGATTTTTAGAGGGGTTACCCCGATGTTGGTGGCGATGGTTTTATGTTTAATTTTACTTGTGTTATTCCCACAGCTTGTCACATTTTTACCTGACTTAATGAGAGGGAATTAG
- a CDS encoding class I SAM-dependent methyltransferase, translating to MEIENPAFNYDEHGHQYSGHRRTDPRIAEYVYAALGSAKTVLNVGAGAGSYEPGDRYVIAVEPSRVMRSQRQTTQKAPAIIGTADSLPFDDHSFDASMAMVTIHHWPDMRKGLQELRRVTRDQVVIMTFDPDSLNEFWNAHYFPELIEVEKSRYPTIKSITNALGGKCEVQPIPVPFDCVDGFQEAFYGRPEAFLKKEVRLSQSAWRFLPEGVEDKLVKALSDDLKSGKWDKKYGKYRKKSSFTCAMRLIIAKP from the coding sequence CACCGACGAACCGACCCGAGAATAGCAGAATATGTTTATGCCGCTTTAGGCTCTGCTAAAACGGTGTTAAATGTAGGAGCCGGAGCCGGTTCTTACGAGCCTGGTGACAGATACGTCATAGCAGTTGAGCCATCACGGGTAATGCGTTCTCAACGTCAGACAACACAAAAAGCACCTGCAATCATTGGAACAGCGGATTCATTGCCTTTTGATGATCATTCCTTCGATGCCTCTATGGCAATGGTAACGATTCACCATTGGCCAGACATGCGAAAAGGTTTACAAGAATTAAGAAGGGTGACCCGAGACCAAGTTGTAATCATGACGTTTGATCCCGACTCCCTGAATGAATTTTGGAATGCACATTACTTTCCGGAATTAATTGAGGTAGAAAAGTCACGTTACCCTACAATAAAATCCATTACAAATGCACTTGGAGGAAAGTGCGAAGTTCAGCCTATTCCAGTCCCTTTTGACTGTGTAGACGGCTTTCAAGAAGCTTTTTACGGGCGACCCGAAGCTTTTTTAAAAAAAGAAGTGCGATTATCACAGTCAGCATGGCGATTTTTACCTGAGGGAGTTGAAGATAAATTGGTAAAAGCTCTTTCAGATGACCTTAAATCAGGTAAATGGGATAAGAAATATGGAAAGTATAGAAAGAAGTCTAGTTTCACCTGTGCGATGCGACTAATCATAGCAAAGCCGTAA